One window of Canis lupus baileyi chromosome 21, mCanLup2.hap1, whole genome shotgun sequence genomic DNA carries:
- the LOC140613433 gene encoding olfactory receptor 5G9-like has product MAFENYTRVTEFIFTGLNCSPQLQVFLFLLFLSFYFINLTGNLGMIILIRVDSRLHTPMYFFLSHLSFVDICFSSVVSPKMLTDFFVKRKAISFLGCALQQWFFGFFVAAECFLLASMAYDCYVAICNPLLYSVAMSQRLCVQLVVGPYIIGFVNTMTHTTNAFRLPFCGPNVLNHFFCDMSPLLSLVCADSRLTKLVVFVVAGAVGVFSGLTIVVSYIYILIAIMKIHSADGRRKAFSTCSSHLTAVSILYGTLFFIYVRPSASFSLDLNKVVSVFYTAVIPMLNPLIYSLRNKEVKDAIHRTITRRKFCRA; this is encoded by the coding sequence ATGGCCTTTGAAAACTATACGAGGGTCACCGAATTCATTTTCACAGGTTTGAATTGCAGCCCACAATTGCAGGTTTTCCTCTTCCTGCTCTTCCTGAGTTTTTACTTCATCAATCTAACTGGAAACTTGGGTATGATTATTCTGATTCGGGTTGATTCCCGCCTTCACACGCCCATGTACTTTTTTCTCAGCCACTTGTCCTTTGTGGatatctgcttctcctctgttgTGAGCCCAAAGATGCTCACCGACTTCTTTGTGAAGAGGAAGGCCATCTCTTTCTTGGGCTGTGCTTTGCAACAGTGGTTTTTTGGGTTCTTTGTGGCAGCAGAGTGTTTTCTCCTGGCGTCCATGGCCTATGActgctatgtggccatctgcaaccCATTATTGTATTCAGTTGCCATGTCCCAGAGACTCTGTGTCCAGCTGGTGGTTGGTCCCTACATCATCGGGTTTGTGAACACCATGACCCATACAACGAATGCATTTCGTCTTCCTTTTTGTGGCCCCAATGTTCTTAATCATTTCTTCTGTGATATGTCCCCCCTGCTTTCCCTTGTATGTGCTGACAGCAGGCTTACTAAGTTGGTAGTTTTTGTTGTGGCTGGAGCTGTGGGAGTCTTCAGTGGTTTGACTATCGTGGTCTCCTACATTTATATCCTCATTGCCATCATGAAGATCCACTCTGCCGATGGGAGGCGCAAAGCCTTTTCTACATGCTCTTCTCACCTGACCGCTGTCTCCATCCTATACGGtactcttttctttatttatgtacGGCCTAGTGCCAGTTTCTCACTGGATCTCAACAAAGTGGTGTCGGTATTTTACACAGCAGTGATCCCCATGTTGAACCCGCTTATCTACAGCTTGAGGAACAAGGAGGTCAAAGATGCCATCCATAGGACTATTACTAGGAGGAAGTTTTGTAGGGCATAA